gcctgctcagccccACGGGTCCTGCCGTAGCCCTGAGTCCTGAGCCCTGCCCGGGCAGAGCCCTCGCGGGGCACTGACACCCaacggggacggggacgtggaCGCAGCGGGTCCTGCCCGGGCAGAGCCCTCGCGGGGCACCAACACCcaacggggatggggacggggacgggggtgCAGCGGGCCCTGCCCGGGCAGAGCCCTCACGGGGCGCAGCCTCCCGGGacggggctgccgggcggccggcACTCACGGCGGTGAAGTTTTCGGGGCCGCAGTCCTGGCCGCGGAAGCGGCAGCGCAGCAGCATGTCACGGATGGGGTGCCCGGCGCGCTGGAGGAAGGCGCCCAGGTCGTAGCTCTTGCTGGGGAAGAAGCCGGCGAGGTCGGCGGGCTGCCCCAGCGCctgcaggtagcgggggaagtcGTCCCGGTCCACGGCCAGCAGCTCCTTGCCCATCCAGAACAGGTCGTTGGGGGTGAGCTGGGAGCGCCGGATGCGGTTGTAGTTGCAGAGGGTGACGGCAGGGAAGACGAGGCGGCGGCTCTCCGCCTCGTCCAGCGCGGTGACATGGGGGTAGGCGGCGTAGAGCCGAACCCGCTGCCCGGCCTGCAGCAGGAAGGCGCCCAGCGAGGCCAGGCAGGCGCCGGCCCAGagcaggcggcgcggcgcgggggcccccgGCGCGAAGACGTGCCCCAGCCCGTGCAGGGTGCAGGAGCTGGCGAAGGCGGCCAGGTCGGCggcccgccgggggccgggggcccgcGCCGGCAGCTCCGCGGCCATGGCGCGCcgtcccgccgagccccgcgccgccgctctG
This genomic interval from Struthio camelus isolate bStrCam1 chromosome 2, bStrCam1.hap1, whole genome shotgun sequence contains the following:
- the LOC138066150 gene encoding acid-sensing ion channel 3-like; the encoded protein is MAAELPARAPGPRRAADLAAFASSCTLHGLGHVFAPGAPAPRRLLWAGACLASLGAFLLQAGQRVRLYAAYPHVTALDEAESRRLVFPAVTLCNYNRIRRSQLTPNDLFWMGKELLAVDRDDFPRY